The following proteins are encoded in a genomic region of Sulfurimonas sp. HSL3-7:
- a CDS encoding class I SAM-dependent methyltransferase, with protein sequence MYTELKEINKKPKAFEFYTADALWADEYRSKQMLEYHLDTEIDVASRNKKFIDRSVDWIVANFSVNDKSKLCDFGCAVGFYTSALAKTGADVTGIDFSKNSIEYAEEIARKEALNIRYVHQNYLDYQTDEKYDLITMIMCDFCALSPVQRKRLLEKFRTMLNDGGAVLLDVYSLVGFGIRKETVTYEHNQLNHFWSANDYYGFLNTFKYEEEKVVLDKYTIIEEQQKNVIYNWLQYYSIDMLKTEFEASGLTINAIYNDVAGSTYSGDHTEFAVVAVKREKY encoded by the coding sequence ATGTACACAGAATTAAAAGAGATAAACAAGAAGCCTAAAGCGTTTGAGTTTTATACGGCCGATGCCCTTTGGGCAGACGAATACAGGTCGAAACAGATGTTAGAGTATCATCTCGATACGGAGATTGATGTCGCTTCACGAAATAAGAAGTTTATCGATAGATCCGTTGATTGGATCGTTGCAAACTTCTCTGTCAATGACAAAAGCAAACTGTGCGATTTTGGATGCGCGGTAGGTTTTTATACATCGGCATTGGCAAAAACCGGTGCAGATGTAACCGGCATAGATTTTTCGAAAAACTCCATTGAATACGCAGAAGAAATTGCAAGAAAAGAAGCGCTGAACATCCGCTATGTCCATCAAAACTATCTGGACTACCAAACCGATGAGAAATATGATCTGATCACGATGATCATGTGTGATTTTTGTGCGTTGAGTCCTGTACAGCGAAAGAGGTTGCTGGAGAAGTTCCGTACGATGTTAAACGATGGCGGGGCTGTGCTACTGGATGTCTACTCATTAGTGGGATTTGGTATCAGGAAGGAAACTGTAACCTATGAGCATAATCAGCTCAATCATTTCTGGTCGGCCAATGATTACTACGGCTTTCTGAATACTTTTAAGTATGAAGAAGAAAAAGTGGTTCTTGATAAATATACCATCATAGAAGAGCAACAGAAGAATGTCATTTACAATTGGCTGCAATACTATAGTATTGACATGTTGAAAACCGAGTTTGAAGCTTCCGGATTGACAATAAACGCCATATATAACGATGTCGCCGGTTCCACCTATTCGGGTGATCACACAGAGTTTGCTGTCGTTGCGGTGAAAAGGGAAAAATACTAA
- a CDS encoding isoprenylcysteine carboxylmethyltransferase family protein encodes MIVDQKPVTKFKPSQWFSISITYVSIPITLLVCGWDFSWWQAWVFFVLIVTAGIGGRIGAEHRHPGILAERFKYSKAQGVKSWDKVIAPLMALSLSFPIVIVAGLDHHFAWSPFFPVWMSFLGFILIAFGYAFATWALIENRFFSTFVRIQKDREHEVCSSGPYARVRHPGYAGNMLALLGIVLALGSVWTLIPVVIAIIIAVIRTELEDRTLQEELKGYKAYVQQVRYKWIPGIY; translated from the coding sequence ATGATCGTTGACCAAAAGCCAGTAACTAAATTTAAACCATCCCAATGGTTCAGCATAAGCATAACGTACGTTTCCATACCCATAACTCTATTGGTTTGCGGATGGGATTTCAGTTGGTGGCAGGCGTGGGTCTTTTTTGTGCTGATCGTTACGGCCGGAATAGGGGGACGCATAGGGGCAGAACATAGACATCCGGGAATTCTGGCTGAGCGGTTTAAATATTCTAAGGCTCAAGGTGTAAAGTCCTGGGATAAAGTCATTGCCCCATTGATGGCGTTGAGCCTGTCATTTCCGATTGTCATAGTAGCCGGCCTCGATCACCATTTCGCATGGTCTCCCTTTTTCCCGGTCTGGATGAGTTTTCTCGGCTTTATTCTGATTGCATTTGGATACGCCTTTGCCACGTGGGCCTTGATAGAGAATCGTTTCTTTTCCACTTTTGTGCGTATCCAGAAAGACCGGGAACATGAAGTGTGCAGTAGCGGTCCTTACGCAAGAGTACGGCATCCGGGCTACGCCGGGAATATGTTGGCACTTCTGGGTATTGTGCTTGCTTTAGGCTCGGTGTGGACGTTGATTCCAGTGGTCATAGCCATTATCATTGCCGTGATCAGGACGGAATTGGAAGACAGAACACTTCAAGAAGAGTTGAAAGGGTACAAAGCATATGTACAACAGGTACGATACAAATGGATTCCTGGCATATATTAA
- a CDS encoding SgcJ/EcaC family oxidoreductase: protein MQQHAVVKQIEKADRAIVAEDFDTLMDIYTRDAVLVVEPGRNAVGKDAIRKAFKAIAVYFKNGLQVRQKGIEVLESGNTALVLANTVISAPNMPEITRKATYVFYKDANGTWLCSIDNSYGHEIIGGNA, encoded by the coding sequence TTGCAACAGCATGCAGTAGTTAAGCAAATTGAAAAAGCAGATAGGGCAATCGTTGCAGAAGATTTTGATACTCTCATGGATATATATACCCGTGATGCGGTATTGGTTGTTGAACCCGGAAGGAACGCCGTAGGGAAAGATGCTATTAGAAAGGCATTTAAGGCCATCGCTGTTTATTTCAAGAATGGTTTGCAGGTCAGGCAAAAAGGTATCGAGGTACTTGAATCCGGAAACACGGCTTTGGTTCTTGCCAATACAGTGATATCAGCTCCCAATATGCCGGAAATTACTCGTAAAGCAACCTACGTTTTTTACAAAGATGCGAACGGAACCTGGTTGTGTTCCATCGACAATTCGTATGGACACGAAATTATCGGCGGAAATGCATAA
- a CDS encoding DUF1801 domain-containing protein: MHEKVKAYLEKLPSPQKEICKKIRKIIVETFPDLEESFKNGVPWYECKYYIVGLKDHVNIGFSVEGLTDEELKLFEGKGKYMRHIKIYSVDDINEKEIITLLKVVK; this comes from the coding sequence ATGCATGAAAAGGTTAAAGCATATCTGGAAAAACTGCCTTCGCCGCAAAAGGAAATTTGCAAAAAAATAAGGAAGATAATAGTAGAGACATTTCCTGATCTTGAGGAATCATTTAAGAATGGTGTCCCTTGGTATGAATGTAAATACTATATTGTAGGACTCAAAGATCACGTCAATATTGGTTTCTCGGTTGAAGGGCTCACTGACGAAGAGCTAAAACTATTTGAAGGCAAAGGAAAATATATGCGACATATCAAAATATATTCTGTCGATGATATCAATGAAAAAGAAATCATAACATTGCTGAAAGTTGTAAAGTGA
- a CDS encoding phosphoglycolate phosphatase has translation MKFDNKEVILFDLDGTLVDSAPDLALAVNHMLETLERKTFSHETIRTWVGNGAQTLVKRGLSGSSVIDDDIDPALFAKALDIFLDYYARNLCVRTVTYPNVAATLKSLKAKDYRLVLVTNKPYAFIQPLLEGLELTDLFEFCLGGDSLAKRKPDPLPLLHVCERLDVCASKCVMVGDSKNDILAANAADMQSIGVSYGYNYGEEIGTYAPDSVVHDFSEIIGLLGEVH, from the coding sequence TTGAAATTTGACAATAAAGAGGTTATTTTATTTGACCTGGACGGTACACTCGTTGACAGTGCACCCGATCTGGCACTGGCCGTAAACCACATGCTGGAGACCCTGGAGCGCAAAACGTTCAGCCATGAAACCATACGGACATGGGTCGGAAACGGGGCGCAGACACTGGTAAAACGCGGACTCTCCGGCAGCAGTGTAATAGATGACGATATCGACCCCGCACTGTTTGCGAAAGCGTTGGATATCTTCCTGGACTATTACGCGCGGAACCTCTGTGTCCGCACGGTGACATACCCCAATGTAGCGGCGACACTCAAAAGCCTGAAGGCAAAGGATTATCGTCTGGTGCTTGTCACCAATAAACCCTATGCATTCATACAGCCTCTGCTCGAAGGGCTGGAGCTGACGGACCTGTTCGAGTTCTGTCTTGGCGGTGACAGCCTGGCCAAGCGCAAACCGGATCCTTTGCCTCTGCTGCATGTCTGCGAACGTCTGGATGTCTGTGCCTCAAAATGCGTGATGGTGGGGGATTCAAAAAACGACATTCTCGCCGCCAACGCAGCCGATATGCAGAGCATAGGGGTCTCTTACGGCTATAACTATGGTGAAGAGATCGGTACCTATGCGCCCGACAGTGTGGTGCATGATTTTAGTGAGATCATAGGACTCTTGGGTGAGGTCCACTAG
- a CDS encoding FAD-dependent oxidoreductase translates to MPEVVSEKPKIAVVGGGIAGSTIALYLSEIGLNVSLFEKGPSLVNGPPICHLHAGGNLYRDISDQQCLTLLKESIDLVRFYPNAVDYRPTVIAVPTDDSGRPQDLLPRLKKLQAEYAKLIKYDPRNKVLGESADYFKLYDRSQVEALKEQPTVEKPLHLDDWIIPVAKNIDLEKVQFPLIMVQEYGLNLFRLASSARLSLDQKENCQLLLNHKVTDIAKSAEKSRWLVTYQHEGRIQHEAFDFLINAAGFKTGKLDDLLGFKRERLVEFKAAYVSRWDECKTTWPEVIFFGERGTPKGMAQFTPYPGGYFQLHGMTKSITLFEEGLVRSSAHSAQPQLDRKFLDKIDNEWTPSEVKTRTRLAINHVAHYIPAFEKASVVPKPLYGAQQIPGRDASLRAADVSFVDDHYARCEIVKASSVLSMADAITKQLITLGYVDKGVYGKRDFATVSRLDDKQISRYAESLCRERNYPVSLTQRTVAN, encoded by the coding sequence ATGCCTGAAGTCGTGTCGGAAAAACCCAAGATAGCGGTGGTAGGCGGTGGCATTGCCGGTTCGACGATTGCCCTCTATCTCAGCGAGATCGGTCTGAACGTCTCGCTGTTCGAAAAAGGGCCCAGTCTGGTCAATGGGCCGCCTATTTGCCACCTCCATGCGGGCGGCAACCTCTACCGCGACATATCGGATCAGCAGTGTCTGACACTGCTCAAAGAGTCGATCGACCTTGTACGTTTTTACCCCAATGCCGTTGATTACCGCCCGACCGTGATCGCCGTACCGACGGACGACAGCGGTAGGCCGCAGGATCTGCTGCCGCGTTTGAAAAAGCTGCAAGCCGAATATGCCAAGTTGATTAAGTATGATCCGCGAAATAAGGTCCTGGGTGAAAGTGCTGACTATTTCAAACTTTATGACCGCTCTCAGGTCGAAGCCTTGAAAGAGCAGCCGACCGTTGAAAAGCCTCTGCATCTTGATGACTGGATAATACCTGTCGCAAAAAACATCGACCTTGAGAAGGTGCAGTTTCCGCTCATCATGGTGCAGGAGTATGGACTGAACCTGTTTCGTCTCGCCTCAAGTGCAAGACTCTCCCTGGATCAAAAGGAGAACTGTCAGCTCCTGTTGAACCATAAAGTGACCGATATTGCGAAGAGTGCTGAGAAGAGCAGGTGGCTTGTCACGTATCAGCATGAAGGCCGTATACAGCACGAGGCTTTTGATTTTCTGATCAATGCCGCCGGTTTCAAAACGGGCAAACTGGACGATTTGCTCGGGTTCAAACGCGAGAGGCTCGTTGAGTTCAAAGCGGCCTATGTCAGCCGGTGGGACGAGTGTAAGACCACCTGGCCGGAAGTGATCTTTTTCGGCGAGCGCGGTACGCCCAAGGGGATGGCACAGTTCACACCGTATCCCGGCGGTTACTTTCAGCTTCACGGCATGACAAAATCGATCACGCTTTTTGAAGAGGGGCTGGTCAGAAGCTCGGCGCACAGCGCACAGCCGCAACTGGACAGAAAGTTTTTGGACAAAATTGACAACGAGTGGACCCCTTCGGAGGTCAAAACACGCACACGGCTGGCCATCAACCATGTGGCGCACTACATCCCCGCATTTGAGAAGGCAAGCGTCGTCCCCAAACCGCTCTACGGTGCACAGCAGATCCCAGGCCGTGATGCCAGCCTGCGGGCAGCCGACGTCTCCTTTGTCGACGACCATTATGCAAGGTGTGAGATCGTCAAAGCCTCATCGGTGTTGTCCATGGCCGATGCCATCACAAAACAGCTTATCACCCTTGGCTACGTTGATAAAGGGGTGTACGGGAAAAGAGACTTTGCCACCGTCAGCAGACTCGATGACAAGCAGATCAGCCGGTACGCAGAATCACTGTGCCGGGAGAGAAACTATCCGGTCTCATTGACACAAAGAACCGTTGCCAATTAA
- a CDS encoding alkaline phosphatase D family protein, whose translation MVVRFHNLLFCLLLLTSASYAQQDLKISHGPMLGTVTDRSAAIWLRTTVPGRVSVRLSEIRPFAKELIQRIRTDENSDNTAVFHCNDLKPDTRYRYIAQADDSSYEGRFTTPGPALKKRALRVVYGYGYKHAENRMKSGRSIFMEMASRKADLVFFIGDFPYTETGAKEEVREGNRKLRSVPGFRQLTASTPTYGIYDDHDFGPNDCDGTHKNADEALAAFKEYWPNPSYGQPDNKGIYTSFVVGNAEFFLLDGRYQARKRQKTMLGKRQFEWLCRELKNSKSRYKVLVSGTQFSREKNDSWGGRYYVNEREKLFSFIFENNITGVIGISGDVHRSDVHKLPIGKDRLFYDFTPGALSRVHRTPQIPRPATTLHSYGKSGDNNMFGEIVFNPSSDKDVAVVFRSFSAKNGLIYEHRLSPADLAIQPAP comes from the coding sequence ATGGTTGTTCGTTTTCATAACTTGCTCTTTTGCCTCCTGTTGCTGACTTCCGCAAGCTATGCACAGCAGGACCTTAAGATCTCGCACGGCCCGATGCTGGGCACCGTGACCGATAGATCCGCCGCTATCTGGCTCCGGACGACCGTACCGGGCAGGGTGAGCGTCAGGCTCTCCGAGATCAGGCCCTTCGCAAAAGAGCTGATCCAACGAATAAGAACGGACGAAAATTCCGACAATACCGCTGTTTTCCACTGCAACGATCTGAAGCCCGATACCCGGTACCGCTATATTGCCCAGGCTGACGATTCAAGTTACGAAGGCCGGTTCACTACACCTGGCCCCGCCCTGAAGAAGAGGGCACTCCGCGTCGTTTACGGGTACGGCTACAAGCACGCAGAGAACAGGATGAAATCCGGACGTTCCATCTTTATGGAGATGGCATCACGCAAAGCGGATCTGGTCTTTTTCATCGGCGACTTCCCCTATACCGAAACGGGCGCAAAAGAGGAGGTGCGTGAGGGCAACAGAAAGCTCAGAAGCGTCCCCGGGTTCAGGCAGCTTACCGCCTCCACACCGACCTACGGGATCTACGACGACCATGACTTCGGTCCGAACGACTGCGACGGCACACACAAGAACGCCGATGAAGCGCTCGCCGCATTCAAAGAGTACTGGCCCAACCCCTCATACGGGCAGCCTGACAACAAGGGGATCTACACGTCGTTCGTTGTCGGTAACGCAGAGTTTTTCCTGCTAGACGGGCGGTACCAGGCGAGAAAGCGTCAAAAGACGATGCTGGGAAAAAGGCAGTTCGAGTGGCTCTGCAGGGAGCTGAAGAATTCGAAGAGCCGCTACAAGGTGCTTGTCTCCGGCACCCAGTTTTCAAGGGAGAAAAATGACAGCTGGGGCGGCAGGTACTATGTCAATGAACGCGAGAAGCTTTTCTCTTTCATCTTTGAGAACAACATCACCGGCGTGATCGGGATCTCCGGCGACGTCCATCGCAGCGATGTCCATAAGCTGCCGATCGGCAAAGACCGCCTCTTCTACGATTTTACGCCGGGAGCTCTCTCCAGAGTGCATCGTACGCCGCAGATACCGCGGCCTGCCACAACGCTCCACTCCTATGGCAAAAGCGGCGACAACAACATGTTCGGCGAAATAGTGTTCAACCCCTCATCCGACAAGGATGTTGCTGTCGTGTTCAGATCTTTCTCCGCGAAGAACGGGTTGATCTACGAGCACCGTTTGTCGCCTGCTGATCTCGCGATCCAGCCGGCGCCATAA
- a CDS encoding DUF504 domain-containing protein, whose protein sequence is MQAEYGIEYGWQGMVSIVDLLNRIRWDKEFAKGAFVIGYEDHKLNHYVYVPFKELRFEEGDHFSFKLTNEMGELVTIPFHRVREVLKDKEIIWQRHTR, encoded by the coding sequence TTGCAGGCGGAATACGGCATTGAGTATGGATGGCAGGGCATGGTAAGCATAGTCGATTTGCTCAACAGGATCCGGTGGGACAAAGAGTTTGCCAAAGGGGCATTTGTCATCGGCTATGAAGACCATAAGCTAAACCATTATGTCTACGTGCCGTTTAAAGAGCTCCGTTTTGAAGAGGGGGACCACTTCTCCTTCAAGCTCACAAACGAGATGGGCGAACTGGTCACCATTCCGTTTCACCGTGTCCGTGAAGTACTCAAAGACAAAGAGATCATCTGGCAGCGGCACACACGATGA
- a CDS encoding DUF2202 domain-containing protein yields MFKKTMITSAAVAAILLTGCNSSEESTASVTDITVERGPVLGALVLDNSGQRGVAAGNGVYRFAKGVQYPVTVNGGYIDTNRNNRIDVGEARLGFELAISKGSAVTLVNTVASNSEVRTMLQEKYGLDDDRINNATPGNDREIAAISDELYAYCNENVLEPLKLQTSDLEQIDLRIKERLRDYNESDSSVAELEEELIAELGIETLTEDDLPQAEADLDNAELKEGNVSDTLPAGELNDAQKEGLVFMVEEEKLARDVYEYLYTKWDLTIFSNIAKSEQQHMDSVIELLEKYDLDYSASLQTRGSFENAELQSLYDTLTIRGEASVVEALEVGKLIEEVDIEDLEGLVAADIPEDLKVVYENLLKGSYNHLSAFTNQLNNY; encoded by the coding sequence ATGTTTAAAAAAACAATGATCACCTCGGCAGCCGTTGCCGCCATACTATTGACAGGCTGTAACAGCAGCGAAGAGAGCACAGCATCTGTAACGGATATTACCGTCGAACGAGGCCCGGTTCTGGGTGCACTGGTACTTGATAACAGCGGACAGCGCGGCGTAGCGGCCGGAAACGGGGTCTATCGCTTTGCCAAAGGGGTGCAGTATCCTGTAACCGTAAACGGGGGTTATATCGATACCAACAGAAACAACCGCATTGACGTGGGCGAAGCAAGGCTCGGTTTTGAGCTGGCGATCAGCAAGGGGAGCGCGGTGACACTGGTCAATACCGTTGCCAGCAACAGCGAAGTCAGAACGATGCTGCAGGAAAAATACGGTCTGGATGACGACAGGATCAACAACGCCACACCGGGCAATGACAGAGAGATCGCCGCGATTTCCGATGAACTGTACGCCTACTGTAATGAAAACGTGCTCGAACCGCTTAAGTTACAGACGAGTGACCTTGAACAGATCGATCTGCGTATCAAAGAACGGTTACGCGATTATAATGAGAGCGACAGCAGCGTTGCAGAGCTGGAAGAGGAGCTGATCGCCGAACTCGGTATTGAGACCCTGACCGAAGACGACCTGCCTCAGGCTGAAGCCGATCTGGACAATGCCGAACTTAAAGAGGGGAATGTGAGCGACACCCTCCCCGCTGGAGAGTTGAACGATGCGCAGAAAGAGGGGTTGGTCTTTATGGTGGAAGAGGAGAAGCTGGCCAGAGATGTATACGAGTATCTCTATACCAAATGGGACCTCACTATCTTCAGCAACATTGCCAAATCGGAGCAGCAGCATATGGATTCTGTCATCGAACTGCTTGAAAAATATGATTTGGATTATTCTGCGTCCCTGCAGACACGCGGAAGTTTTGAAAACGCAGAACTGCAATCGCTTTACGATACATTGACGATCAGGGGTGAGGCTTCAGTTGTCGAAGCGCTTGAGGTCGGCAAGCTGATCGAAGAGGTGGATATTGAGGACCTGGAAGGGTTGGTTGCCGCTGACATCCCCGAAGATCTCAAAGTCGTTTATGAAAACCTGCTCAAAGGGAGCTACAACCATCTCAGCGCCTTTACGAACCAGCTGAACAACTATTGA
- a CDS encoding DUF1104 domain-containing protein, which produces MKTSLIAAYLAAGLCVNAVAADFSSYSTEELLDMRGTVPVEERADFKTELQSRISVMTPEEKATYDIGNQKGQSAGQAGTMKQEQVQTRTRTSLQEGEGEQFKAQIREQKRLQERSRKDQMNQMNQMQQRQQMQQMHQMPRTKDTDTQGRR; this is translated from the coding sequence ATGAAAACATCTCTTATTGCTGCGTATTTGGCAGCAGGATTATGCGTTAATGCCGTTGCGGCAGATTTCAGCTCATATTCCACGGAAGAACTCCTGGATATGCGGGGAACTGTGCCGGTCGAAGAGAGAGCTGACTTTAAGACGGAACTTCAAAGCAGGATATCGGTCATGACGCCTGAAGAGAAGGCAACGTATGATATCGGCAACCAAAAGGGTCAAAGCGCAGGTCAAGCCGGAACGATGAAGCAGGAACAGGTACAGACACGTACCCGGACATCACTGCAGGAAGGTGAAGGCGAACAGTTTAAGGCGCAGATCAGAGAACAAAAACGTCTGCAGGAGAGATCGCGGAAAGATCAGATGAACCAGATGAATCAAATGCAACAGAGGCAGCAGATGCAGCAGATGCATCAAATGCCCAGAACCAAAGATACGGACACGCAGGGAAGACGTTAA
- a CDS encoding putative glycoside hydrolase — MRFLIILFPLFLMAQEVVLVDKHTREPLPNAQFIQNYTLTRSDANGTVSFDANRSKAAHVKAYGYRPYHWDINSSAVELEIEPLKVKGLYLSFWAASPKTKSFKNAMRLIERTEANALVIDVKSEQGQMSYKTSVKAASAMDAHYYRTIKDIDSYMKKLKEKHIYTIARIVCFKDELSAKHHPERAVKRPDGTVWRNAAKMAWVDPFNKEAQDYIISIAVDAAQKGFDEINFDYVRFPAKADLVFSQVNIQENRLKAIDHFIEKAAYRLRPYGTFLSVDTYGYVAWNTDTDTNIGHQTGVLATHADYLAPMLYPSGFNRGILGIEDPSLEPYRVIKASLLKMEETVEPVRLRPWLQYFKDYAFSRKHYNAFEIKEQIRASDDTNCSGWLLWNPSSRYNRGGLINNETDLIRFGK; from the coding sequence ATGCGCTTTCTGATAATTCTATTTCCCCTTTTTCTTATGGCCCAAGAGGTCGTTCTGGTGGACAAACACACCCGGGAACCGCTCCCCAATGCCCAATTCATCCAAAATTATACGCTGACGCGTTCCGATGCCAACGGCACGGTATCGTTTGATGCGAACCGCTCCAAAGCTGCACACGTCAAAGCCTATGGCTACCGTCCCTATCATTGGGACATCAACAGCTCTGCCGTAGAACTGGAGATCGAACCGCTCAAGGTCAAAGGGCTCTACCTTTCGTTCTGGGCAGCGAGCCCGAAAACAAAAAGCTTTAAAAATGCGATGCGGCTCATCGAAAGGACGGAGGCGAATGCGTTGGTCATCGATGTCAAGAGCGAACAGGGTCAGATGTCCTATAAGACGTCGGTCAAAGCAGCCAGCGCGATGGATGCACACTACTACCGCACTATCAAAGATATCGACAGCTATATGAAAAAGCTCAAAGAGAAGCATATCTACACCATCGCCCGTATCGTCTGTTTTAAAGATGAGCTGAGTGCGAAACACCATCCCGAGCGTGCTGTCAAGCGTCCTGACGGCACGGTCTGGCGCAATGCGGCCAAGATGGCCTGGGTCGACCCTTTCAACAAAGAGGCGCAGGACTACATCATCAGCATCGCTGTCGATGCGGCACAAAAAGGTTTCGACGAGATCAACTTCGACTATGTCCGTTTCCCGGCCAAGGCGGACCTGGTGTTTTCGCAGGTCAACATTCAGGAGAACCGTCTTAAAGCGATTGACCACTTTATCGAAAAAGCCGCCTACCGCCTGCGCCCCTACGGCACCTTTCTCTCGGTCGACACCTACGGATATGTCGCCTGGAACACTGACACCGACACCAACATCGGCCATCAGACCGGGGTGCTTGCCACGCATGCCGACTATCTGGCTCCGATGCTCTACCCTTCGGGTTTCAACCGAGGCATCCTGGGTATAGAGGACCCCTCGCTTGAGCCTTACCGTGTCATCAAAGCCTCGCTACTGAAGATGGAAGAGACCGTCGAACCGGTGCGCCTGCGCCCGTGGCTGCAATATTTTAAAGACTACGCCTTCTCGCGTAAGCACTACAATGCTTTTGAGATCAAAGAACAGATCCGCGCCAGCGACGACACCAACTGCAGCGGATGGCTTCTCTGGAACCCTTCGAGCCGTTATAACCGCGGCGGTCTGATCAACAACGAAACAGATCTCATCCGTTTTGGCAAGTAA
- the dctP gene encoding TRAP transporter substrate-binding protein DctP — translation MRRRDFLTAAAATTAAGLLSACNDSNRQAIDYSKHPGKKSDDDKHVNINRNRKTKLTLATSWPAHFPIMGTGVDRFAENVNRASGGSLEIKVYPKNTLIPALAVFDAASSGQIDAFHSGPYYWKGKNSAFSLFSGIPFGLTAEEINSWMLYGNGMTLWRKHYAKYNLHPFMGGNTNIQMGGWYRKPIASLSDMQGLKMRIPGLGGEVFSKLGVNPVLLPAGEIYTSLERGVIDATEWVGPALDLKMGFYKVAPYYYSGWHEPGSILELTFNKHKWDKLASEHQAIIEMASAQMNTDMASEFHFENMKALETLKEKGVEIYPYPQDVVEAGKKALIDVMREQSALNGDFKEVADDIDSFLAQSKAWSKASLHYFLNIRE, via the coding sequence ATGAGAAGAAGAGATTTTTTAACAGCGGCCGCTGCTACAACCGCCGCAGGGCTTTTAAGCGCCTGCAACGATTCCAACCGTCAGGCCATCGACTACTCCAAACATCCGGGTAAGAAGAGCGATGACGATAAGCATGTCAACATCAACCGCAACAGAAAGACCAAACTGACCCTGGCGACGTCGTGGCCGGCGCACTTTCCTATCATGGGGACCGGCGTCGACAGGTTTGCCGAAAATGTCAACAGGGCCAGCGGCGGTTCATTGGAGATCAAGGTCTATCCGAAGAACACACTTATCCCTGCCCTCGCCGTCTTTGATGCGGCCAGCAGCGGTCAGATCGACGCTTTTCATTCCGGCCCCTACTACTGGAAAGGAAAGAACTCCGCCTTTTCGCTTTTCAGCGGTATCCCCTTCGGGTTGACGGCAGAAGAGATCAATTCATGGATGCTCTACGGCAACGGGATGACACTCTGGCGAAAGCATTACGCCAAATACAACCTGCATCCCTTTATGGGCGGCAATACCAACATACAGATGGGCGGATGGTACAGAAAGCCGATTGCGTCGCTCTCTGACATGCAGGGGCTGAAGATGCGTATTCCCGGGTTGGGCGGCGAAGTCTTTTCCAAGCTCGGGGTCAACCCTGTCTTGCTGCCGGCCGGCGAGATCTATACCTCGCTCGAACGCGGTGTCATTGACGCGACAGAGTGGGTGGGGCCGGCGCTTGACCTCAAAATGGGCTTCTATAAAGTGGCACCTTATTACTACTCTGGCTGGCATGAACCGGGCTCTATTCTGGAACTGACCTTTAACAAGCATAAATGGGACAAGCTCGCCAGTGAACATCAGGCCATCATCGAGATGGCATCGGCACAGATGAACACCGATATGGCAAGTGAATTTCATTTCGAGAACATGAAGGCCCTGGAAACGCTAAAGGAGAAAGGAGTCGAGATCTACCCTTACCCTCAGGATGTCGTGGAGGCGGGTAAAAAAGCCCTGATCGATGTTATGCGCGAGCAAAGCGCTCTGAACGGGGACTTTAAAGAGGTCGCTGATGATATCGACAGTTTCCTTGCGCAGAGCAAGGCGTGGTCCAAAGCGAGCCTCCACTACTTTCTTAACATACGCGAGTAG